A region from the Lolium perenne isolate Kyuss_39 chromosome 4, Kyuss_2.0, whole genome shotgun sequence genome encodes:
- the LOC127292444 gene encoding non-specific lipid transfer protein GPI-anchored 12: MGAGYDVAALGLGLALVAALLACQCAAQGQAPAPAPEPAGSGGSGCMPELVSLSPCMGYMSGNATAPGATCCTAVSGVLGSSPRCLCMVLGGTAATLGVAMDSARALQLPAACRVQPPPASQCDSMGVPAAFSYPSIAPAESGSKATPTLQYSHGNVHEAGRTVVFAIGVAAIALIRGA; this comes from the exons ATGGGAGCGGGTTACGACGTCGCTGCGCTTGGCCTTGGCCTGGCCCTGGTGGCAGCGCTGCTGGCGTGCCAGTGCGCGGCGCAGGGGCAGGCTCCAGCGCCGGCGCCGGAACCGGCAGGCAGCGGGGGCTCGGGCTGCATGCCGGAGCTCGTGAGCCTGTCGCCGTGCATGGGCTACATGTCGGGCAACGCAACGGCGCCCGGCGCGACGTGCTGCACGGCGGTGTCCGGCGTGCTGGGGTCGAGCCCGCGGTGCCTCTGCATGGTGCTCGGCGGCACAGCGGCGACGCTCGGCGTCGCCATGGACAGCGCTCGCGCGCTGCAGCTCCCCGCGGCGTGCCGGGTCCAGCCCCCGCCCGCCAGCCAGTGCGACT CCATGGGAGTTCCGGCGGCGTTCTCCTATCCAAGCATTGCTCCGGCAG AGTCTGGATCCAAGGCTACTCCGACGCTCCAATATTCCCACGGGAACGTCCACGAAGCAGGAAGAACTGTCGTCTTCGCTATTGGCGTCGCAGCAATCGCGCTGATTCGCGGCGCCTGA
- the LOC127292443 gene encoding non-specific lipid transfer protein GPI-anchored 16 → MRRDGAMVSAAVVAMAVLLLSSVAMSVSGQAVATSCTASLISTFTPCLNFVTGSTNGGGSPTQQCCRAVAGVVRTAEDCACLILTGNVPFGLPINRTLSISLTRICKSLSVPLKCRDTAVQIPAAGPIAFAPALPPLPPLPPVSSVDPPATSPAAEVDVPPITQSQRPVVVPSSAWTSARALSAPASVVLIVVSSVLVLIT, encoded by the exons ATGAGACGTGACGGCGCGATGGTGAGCGCGGCGGTGGTGGCCATGGCCGTGCTGTTGCTGTCGTCGGTGGCGATGTCGGTATCGGGGCAGGCGGTGGCGACGTCGTGCACGGCGTCGCTGATCAGCACGTTCACACCGTGCCTCAACTTCGTGACGGGGAGCACCAACGGCGGGGGCTCGCCGACGCAGCAGTGCTGCAGGGCGGTGGCCGGGGTGGTGCGCACCGCCGAGGACTGCGCGTGCCTCATCCTCACCGGCAACGTGCCCTTCGGCCTCCCCATCAACCGCACCCTCTCCATCTCCCTCACCAGGATCTGCAAATCGCTCTCCGTCCCCCTCAAGTGCAGAG ATACAGCAGTACAAATCCCAGCTGCAG GGCCTATTGCGTTTGCTCCGGCACTTCCCCCTCTGC CACCGTTGCCCCCGGTATCATCGGTCGATCCGCCAGCGACGTcgccggcggcggaggtggacgtGCCCCCGATCACACAGAGCCAGAGGCCGGTGGTGGTGCCCAGCTCGGCCTGGACGAGCGCCCGTGCGCTCTCGGCGCCTGCATCCGTTGTGCTGATTGTCGTTTCATCCGTTCTTGTTTTGATCACATAG